A part of Dasypus novemcinctus isolate mDasNov1 chromosome 7, mDasNov1.1.hap2, whole genome shotgun sequence genomic DNA contains:
- the LOC101438878 gene encoding olfactory receptor 9S13-like, with protein MQLHSNGNLSEVSWQEFVLLGFEGGPETQALLFVMFLAIYMVTVLGNFIMIVVITLDAHLHSPMYFFLKNLSFLDLCYSSAIAPKALTTFFSSKIITFTGCATQFFSLFFLGTTESFLLAVMAYDRFMAICSPLRYPVTMRLSICSFLVLGSYCGGCFNAIMQTTFTFRLPFCNSNHIDHFFCDMPPLLRIACTNTAFNELVMFGICGIIVVCTTSVVLMSYSYITVTILRMRCAAGRRKIFSTCGSHLTTVSIFYGTVFVIYAQPAAAENMEKGKIMSTFYTLVIPMLNPLIYSLRNKDVKEALRRLGQTHTAK; from the coding sequence ATGCAACTGCACAGCAATGGAAACCTCTCAGAGGTTTCCTGGCAGGAGTTTGTGCTGCTGGGATTTGAGGGTGGCCCTGAGACCCAGGCCCTGCTCTTTGTGATGTTCCTGGCCATCTACATGGTCACTGTCCTGGGGAACTTCATCATGATCGTGGTCATCACCCTGGATGcccacctccactcccccatgtacttcttcctcaagAACCTCTCCTTCCTTGACCTGTGCTACTCATCTGCCATTGCCCCCAAGGCCCTCACCACATTCTTCTCCTCCAAGATCATCACCTTCACGGGCTGTGCCACAcaattcttctctctcttttttctgggTACAACTGAGTCTTTTCTATTGGCtgtcatggcctatgaccgcttcatGGCCATCTGCAGCCCCCTGCGTTACCCAGTCACCATGCGCCTCTCAATCTGCTCCTTCTTGGTTCTGGGCTCCTACTGTGGAGGCTGCTTCAATGCCATCATGCAGACTACCTTCACATTCCGCCTCCCATTCTGCAATTCCAACCACATTGACCACTTCTTCTGCGACATGCCCCCCCTTTTGCGGATTGCCTGCACCAACACAGCCTTCAATGAGCTGGTCATGTTTGGCATctgtggaatcattgttgtgtgcACCACATCTGTTGTCCTGATGTCTTACAGCTACATCACTGTGACCATCCTCAGAATGCGCTGTGCAGCTGGGCGACGAAAGATCTTCTCCACCTGTGGCTCCCATTTGACCACAGTCTCCATATTTTATGGGACTGTGTTTGTCATCTATGCTCAGCCAGCAGCTGCCGAAAATATGGAGAAGGGCAAAATAATGTCCACTTTCTACACCCTGGTCATCCCAATGCTCAACCCCCTCATCTACAGTCTGCGGAACAAGGACGTGAAGGAGGCACTGCGGAGACTGGGCCAGACACACACAGCCAAGTGA